The following proteins are co-located in the Mauremys reevesii isolate NIE-2019 linkage group 23, ASM1616193v1, whole genome shotgun sequence genome:
- the XKR8 gene encoding XK-related protein 8: MAGSGHGSGGSPPSSPHYRYLDLLFALLGAAAFLADLVADLWVASSYMQAGHCLWGGLVLALLGLSSLAMQFFSWAWYQTDDIEQDLPSGRCLTVVHLLQLGYLYRCLRMLRVGWRVCRAETAPQQERGYAVFLSHDISMLRLFETFLESTPQLTLALAIVLHTNKVELFQGLGICTAFLCVAWSLLDYHQSLRCFLLDKHELGPLSSTIYFLWNFLLIGPRVLAVALFATLFPCYMGLHFLGIWAAMLLWVWLQGTDFMEGPRWEWLYRATVAVILYFCWFNVAAGQTRQRSAIYHGFILVDSVLLAGSWLWYNAPLREHSYLLPVLLAALLCSVLGLLLRITYYKWLHPTLQTRRQASYDEVDTAEGLAGFRAVPAPAPVNRRMYQLSQNHLVSLQAGRNWGNGVLDDMSL, translated from the exons ATGGCAGGGTCAGGCCATGGCTCTGGTGGCTCCCCACCCTCATCTCCTCATTACCGGTACCTGGACCTGCTCTTCGCCCTGCTGGGCGCTGCTGCTTTCTTGGCAGACCTGGTcgctgatctgtgggtggcctcCAGCTACATGCAGGCTGGGCACTGTCTCTGGGGGGGGCTGGTGCTGGCACTGCTGGGCCTCTCCTCTCTGGCCATGCAGTTCTTCAGCTGGGCCTGGTACCAGACGGACGACATCGAGCAGGACCTTCCCAGTGGCCGCTGCTTGACTGTGGTgcacctcctccagctgggctATCTCTACAG GTGTCTCCGTATGCTGAGAGTGGGCTGGCGAGTATGCAGGGCAGAGACTGCACCGCAGCAGGAGCGAGGCTACGCTGTCTTCCTGTCCCATGACATCAGCATGCTGCGCCTCTTTGAGACCTTCCTGGAGAGCACCCCTCAGCTCACGCTTGCTCTCGCCATTGTTCTGCATACAAACAAGGTGGAGCTTTTCCAGG GGCTTGGGATTTGCACCGCCTTCCTATGCGTGGCATGGTCACTACTGGATTATCACCAGTCCCTCCGCTGCTTCCTGCTGGACAAGCATGAGCTGggccccctctcctccaccatCTACTTCCTGTGGAACTTCCTCCTCATCGGCCCCCGTGTCCTGGCAGTCGCGCTCTTCGCCACACTCTTCCCGTGCTACATGGGCCTGCACTTCCTGGGCATCTGGGCTGCCATGCTCCtctgggtctggctgcagggcacTGACTTCATGGAGGGCCCCAGGTGGGAATGGCTCTACAGGGCAACGGTGGCCGTGATTCTCTATTTCTGCTGGTTCAATGTGGCCGCGGGGCAGACGCGGCAGCGCAGCGCAATCTATCATGGCTTCATCCTGGTGGACAGcgtgctcctggctggctcctGGCTCTGGTACAATGCCCCTCTGCGTGAGCACTCCTATCTGCTTCCTGTGCTGCTtgctgccctgctctgctctgtgctcGGGCTGCTGCTGAGAATCACCTACTACAAGTGGCTCCACCCCACGCTGCAGACCCGGCGCCAGGCGAGCTATGATGAAGTAGACACTGCAGAAGGACTAGCTGGTTTCCGAGCTGTCCCAGCGCCAGCCCCTGTGAACAGACGGATGTACCAGCTGTCCCAGAACCACTTGGTCTCTTTGCAGGCCGGGCGAAACTGGGGGAATGGTGTCCTAGATGACATGTCTCTCTGA